The genomic region AACTCGACGAACGCTGGGTGGTGATCGGTCCCAACGGGGCCGGCAAGACCTCGCTGCTGCGCATCGCCGCCGCGCAGGAACATCCCTCCTCGGGGACCGCGTACGTGCTCGGTGAGCGGATCGGCCGCACCGACATGGCCGAGCTGCGCATGCGCGTCGGGCTCAGCAGCTCGGCGCTGTCGCAGCGCGTCCCCGACGACGAGGTGGTGCGCGATCTGGTCCTGTCCGCCGGCTACGCCGTGCTCGGCCGCTGGCGCGAGGAGTACGACGAGATCGACTACACCCGCGCGATCGACATGCTGGAGAGCGTCGGCGCCGAACATCTGGCCGAGCGCACCTACGGCACGCTGTCCGAGGGGGAGCGCAAGCGGGTGCTGATCGCGCGGTCGATGATGACCGACCCCGAACTGCTGCTGCTCGACGAGCCCGCCGCCGGACTGGATCTCGGCGGGCGCGAGGATCTGGTGGCCCGGCTCGAGGATCTGGCCGACGACCCCGACTCACCGGCGATGGTGCTGGTCACCCACCACGTCGAGGAGATCCCGCGCAACTTCACCCACGCGCTGATCCTGTCCGAGGGCCAGGTGGTGGCCTCCGGTCTGCTGTCTGACGTGCTGACCTCCGAGAACCTGTCCAAGGCGTTCGGGCAGTCCATCATCCTGGAGGTCCTCGACGGGCGGTACTTCGCGCGGCGGGCCCGGAG from Mycolicibacterium phlei harbors:
- a CDS encoding ABC transporter ATP-binding protein; this translates as MPTAEGDSADPDLLIDFAKVTLRRGGQVLVGPVTWAVELDERWVVIGPNGAGKTSLLRIAAAQEHPSSGTAYVLGERIGRTDMAELRMRVGLSSSALSQRVPDDEVVRDLVLSAGYAVLGRWREEYDEIDYTRAIDMLESVGAEHLAERTYGTLSEGERKRVLIARSMMTDPELLLLDEPAAGLDLGGREDLVARLEDLADDPDSPAMVLVTHHVEEIPRNFTHALILSEGQVVASGLLSDVLTSENLSKAFGQSIILEVLDGRYFARRARSRAAHRRRA